Below is a window of Leishmania panamensis strain MHOM/PA/94/PSC-1 chromosome 30 sequence DNA.
cccctcacacgcgcgtctgtgcgtctttccttttcccagtgctctctctctctcgctgcacaCGGCGCGTTGCTGCCTTGCCGACCCCTTCCTCGTTCTTTTCCATCCTCACTCTCTGTTCAAGTCTCAGTGgcgtgtttgtgtgtacATTGGACAAGGTATATGCGTTCTGTagctgcttttttttcttgtacTTCACCAGCATTGCAGCTAGCAGTTGTTATTCGTCGAGGTCTGCTGAGCACGCAAGAAGGGGCAACTGGAACAGaaggcgtttttttttttgcttatCGGGCTGCTCTCTTTTGGTTTCTCCAGATGATCGTCGCTCAAGTAGCCACACActcatcaccgcctcctcctgcccacAAGCAACGCTAGAGCGGGTTGCGCATGCATGCGTACCATCCAGGTACATCGAAACACGTactctccttcttcttccgtcTGAAACGAAACGACAAGAAGATAGTGCGGAGCCCGATGCTGAAaagacgtgcgtgtgtgtgtgtctgtgtggtcACTGCCCTCGTATGAGAATGCGTCTAGGATGGCGGCTGAATAGCAAAAGGATGTGATGGCCGGCCAAATGGCCCCTTTCTCCTCGCGACCTCGGTAAGCCACAGTACTTACCAGCGGTGTGCGAGTAGAAGGCaacaaagagaaacaaactAGAATGCTGCACTAGCTGGAAAAaagaaggcgctgctccaTCATATCCCTGGCTGTTGCTATAACTGTCGTGTACGTCGCGTTTGGCTTCACTGATGTTGCGATCACCGTAATGCTTCAGTGTAACGCACTGCCTCCTAAGGAGGCTCCACTTCCTCAGcatttgtgtgtgcggcCGTGCACCTGTGTGTACAGTGCATTTCCTACGTCTATGCCTGCCCATTGCGTCAGCCTGGGACACGCGCTCACTGCCGCAAATCTCAAAATTTACGctctccgccctctcctctccgtgTGCAcatctgtttctctctcgttgctctcttcttctaaCGCCCTCCACGTCCCCCATCACCCATTTCCCCCATACACACCCCTTCGCGTGTACGCATGTCTGTCGCGATGTCCCGTCAAACCGTACGAACAACACTAAAAAGAGGAACGTACGACCCTACACAGCGTTGTGtggcacagcgctgctgcacccggACGAGTGAGCATCGTTAGAGATTCTCCTTTCATTCattctccccctctcctctcactGTATCCTTTCATCATCTTCGTGGATACAGACGTACATATAGGTGGGAGAACTTCTCACGTTTagcgtttttctttcttttacttcccccctccttctctctctcggctcTCTTCTTAGAAGATTCACACcatttcttctttctttgcctttgACCTCGCCTTCTACAAATTGcgctgtgcgcctctctcccggcgtgcgtgtgcacttGTGCGACACCACTAGATCTCTCAGCTTTTTTAAATCTTCGCGTTTCCTTGTTTGTTTACGTGTgtgccacagctgcagatTGTATCGtactggtgtgcgtgtgataACTTCAGTCTATTCCTCCCTCTTGATTCTTAGCACCGCACTCTTGTCGTTTGCTCTCTACATCCCTTGTATCACTCTAcccctcctgctcctgccCCTAGCACCACTACTGATTCTCACGCCCTTCCCCTTCGCTCTGCATCCACAgatctctttttcttttggaCAGCGTTCCGGCCGGAGGAGTTGCTTTGCCTCTTCTTTACTTTTCGATTGTTGTCGCGAGTGAGTTTCACTAGTGTgcactcttctccctctcttcaccaACACAcaaccctcccccttctcggaGGAGCCCGCGTGAGTCATCTTCTTTGCCCACCTTTTTCTGCCTATTCACTCCATTCTGTCGCTTGACTACTCTAAGccctgcacctgcacctctgtAGGCGTTCTTTCCTACACTACCAGAGTATTGAGTTCATGTGTGGTTTTGATCTGGTGAAGCAGCAATGCAGTCCTCAACAGCATCGTCAGCGGCCGCTTCTACTGAGCCACTCTTCGCAACAGTCACGTTCATAGCGGAGGATAACGCGCATGGCAACACATTTCGTGTGCCGATTGGCGCTTCCACGACGGTGCGTCGACTCGCTAAGGACgcgatgcagcgcctcgtGTTGTCACGGCGCAACCTGAAGGGCTGCAGCGACATGTCTGCAATTGTGGTCACGGAGGTGTTCGTCGGCGGTACCGGTACGCAGCCTAAGGCGGAAGTCTTCGCGCAGGATTGCGTGACGCAGGTTGTTTTGGTAAAGGAAGAGGTTGTGTACATGAGGCTGAAGGCAATGAATACGTCcgcagcaccgacacagctttcctctccgcctccaccgccgcatcAGACAGGCGAGTCGTCAACGGCCTGCGGTGGCATCGTCGCTTGCAGCAatccccccaccacaccacccaccgccgctgctccgtTGTTCCCAAAGGAGGCTGCCCCATCAAAAGACGGGAGCGAGTCCACGACCGTAACGCACTCTGCACTGAAGACGACTGTGCTGCCGCCCGCAGCAGTGAAGCAGGCAACGACTCAGAAGTCGACGAGCGACGGAacggccgctgcagcggtaccGTCGACGGTGGAGCCACTGGTGCCGAAGGCTGAGGCGCCGACGCATCGACTGGGCTGGGGCCCCGAAGCGTACGGGCTGCTTCCTGACAAGCACATGTCAGCTCCTGGCAAGCGTCCGCGGACAGTGCAACCCGAGCCAAGTACAACGACGGCGCAGACAGAGAAGTGGAGCAAGACGGAGTTGAGCACCATTACTGTCGCTACTACTAGGATGAGAGATGGGGAGGAGTTGTTAGGAAAACAGGCTCTGGAGGCCAAGCGCCTAGGGTGGGGCCCCGAGGCGTCCAAGCACTTTGCAGACAACTACGTTAGCTCCCCAGATAAGATTGCACGTCTCCAGCGTGCGCAGAGGCAGGCTGTGAAAACGTCTGAGAAGAGTGCCGCTCCTGCACCGACTGCGAGGCTGACAAAGCCTGTGCTCAAGGCACCGGTGTCCCGCGCCCTTCAATTCCCGATGGCTAACGCCGAGGAGAGCCGTACCACAGTGGGCCACACCGTGGACGATGCCATCAGTGTTGACGAAACCTCGCCAACGGTGGAGCTTCcgaaggggtggggaagggagtCGCTCAAGTTCTTTGACCCGAACACGTACTGCGACGACCCAACAAAGGCACGTCTGCTGCCGAATACGGACTACTCGCGTtcgcgtcgccaccgccgaccaTCCACCCTCTAGTCGCCAAACGACACCGCACGGTGCGCGAGCGTGTGGGGCACATTCAGAAGCGGTTTTCTCAAACCGATGCGCCGCCTCGTCcccgcttccctccccttgtTGCTGTTTGCGCGTCTGTATACCCATGTGTATGTGCGACTACatgtatgtgcgcgtgtgtgcgtgtgtgcatgcgtctTCCTTTCTACAGAGACCCCGTACAGTCCAACAGCTGCAGAGAAGCTTCTTTTCTCTATGTTTTAACTTCCTAgactctctctgtgcgcctctcgtGTGGGCGCTGATTGGCGAAAGCGCATCTCATCGCAGCAGAATAACCACCAACAAAAAATCAAGGAGCTGCTTGTGATGTACGAGCGGTTGTCTCCTCACGTGTGCCCGGAGGGGGCACCTCATGTAGAGTCGAGGGGGCAGCGAtaggctgttgctgccgtgTATACTGTCGCTCTTGTTTCGCATGGTTCTTTAGCAGCTATTGCTGATAGGGACCAGAGATAacaggggtggtggtggaaaggATCGAGCGATTGGGGAAagggcgggagggaggggacgcGTGTGGCCGTTGACGTGCGGACATGCGAGAGTGGGCAAGGGGTACGCCAACctggaaggggtgggggtggacTTGGACTGGAGCGGGCCGACCTCCTACTACCGGACCGCACttttgccttctctttcgctgtgtCTGGAGATGAGAGATGGTCTACGTTCACCTCCTCACGTgtgtcactgccgccgccttctcgcATCTCTTTCCTCTTATGATGCTCGGTCTTTGGACtttccgcttctctttctaTGCGCGGTGTCTCCGTCACCGCGCACTTCACCATGACCAACATGTGTTAGTGCAGTGCCCTCCAATTCAACTGTTATTCCGCTTTCCCTCtgtccccccctttcctgtcATTTCcatctttctctttctctttctctttctctctccccccccccacacacacacaaaggctAATCGTAACCCAACTTGCTTCGCTCGCAAGCAGAGATGGTCAAGATCAAGAGCTTCTCCACCCTGGAAATCCCTGAGGGTGTGACCGTCGAGGTGCGGGGCCGCAAGGTCACTGTCACAGGTAAGCGCGGCACCCTCACGAAGGACCTGtcgcacctgcagctggaCTTCCGCGTGGACAAGAAGAACCGCACCTTCACGGCGATCCGCTGGTTCGGCTCCAAGATCCCGATCGCGTGTCTGAACACCACCAAAACACACGTGCAGAACATGATCACTGGCGTGACGAAGGGCTACCGCTTCaaggtgcgctgcgcctACGCTCACTTTCCAATCAACGTCTCTCTGGATGGCCCGAACATCGAGGTCCGCAACTTCCTCGGTGAGAAGCGCGTACGCCGCCAGACGGTGCCCAGCACTGTGAAGGTGAGCCAGACCGATCCGTCCAAGGTCAAGGATGAGATTGTCTTTGATGGCAACGACCTGGAGCAGGTGTCCCGCGAGgccgccgtgctgcaccAGATGTGCCtggtgaggaagaaggaTATCCGCAAGTTCCTTGACGGTATCTACGTCCAGACCAAGACCAACGTCGAGGCTGTTGAATAGAGAGAGCCGTCGTCTGCGAGCGAGCGCGTGTGTAGGTGTataggtgtgtgcgtgtgtggtcgtggggggggggagagctGTGGATTCTCCTCCTTGTGCGTTGTTCTCTGgttcctctccctgccactTCGTGTGACACCCCACTCGCCCCACGCGTCCACACGCACCTCCTTACCTAGCCCCCATCCCTCTGTAGCCTTTTGTTTCCCTTGTCTCTTTTTTCATTTTTGCTCTTGTGCGATTTCCCCCCTATAAAAGTAGAAAATGCAGGTAAATGTGTGTCGAGAGCATGCTTGTCTCTGCgatggtgtgcgtgtgtgcgtgtcatCACAAGAGCGATGAGGCCGCCACAGGTTATGCGTACGCCGCTCCACTcggccacctctgccgccgcacaggtgcagcaggtcaaagagaggaaaagcgtGGCTGGTGCCGTGTTAAGCAGTGAAGGAgtcgttttcttcctccgGCACCGGTGTCACGCATTGGCGGCTCACTCGAGTACCCGAAAGAGAAGTGAACCGCTGTTTCTTCGTCGAAAGCGTGTATGCGATTCTTTGGTCTGTCAGTTCACGTGTGGGGCTCTCCGCTTTAcaactccccctccctcccttctctatTCAATGCGGCTGTGCCTCGGATATTATCATCGCTCACCTCtgcgcacaaacacacatacCTTTTGCGGTTCTCCTTCACCATTTGCGCCCCATGATCTGCCCTCCTGCAATGACAAGGGAGTTCGGGGAGGAGAGGATCCAGGTAGTGTCAGGTGGCGGCTGAGTAAGGGACACTCGCTGACACGCGTCCACGCATaacgcacgcccacacctCGCCTTTCTACCActgctctcttcctgctATTTGGCCATATCCTGACCTCCGCGCTGCCCACACTTGCCGTCGGCAAAGCGATGCTGCATGGTGTAGCTGCGAGCGCACAATGTGGTGCAGCCCCGTACGATGCATGTCCATGTGGGACAGCCCGGTGTTTGAGCACAACCCCCTCACTCGCTACTGGAAGAAGATGATGGACCGCACCGGCACCACTCTGTCCTCACAGAGCATCCCGCGCCACATCCACGGTTACCTGGAAGGTTCGAACGCACGGACGGAGAGTCACATACGATGGTTTCCGTACAAGCAGGAGATGACGGTAGAAGGCCGGTACGTGCCGACCTTTAAGGATATCATATACACTCACTACTTCCCGAAGGAATTCAACGATGATGAGCGGGTGAAGTACATTTCGATCAAGACGAGCCGGTCCGAGCTGGAAGTGGCGGACGAGATCTTTCTGATGCGCAAGATGAAGCTGTTcaccgcgcagctgctgcgtaaCAAACTGCGCAACCGCCCTCTGCGGATGCCACAAGGTGTCGACTACAGTGGGATTGAGCGGCGCTACACCCTTGGGATCTCGAAGGTTGCGCAGGCGATGGGGATGAGCATGTATAGCACCAACTCCTACGATCCTGTGCTTATGTACTCGCCCTACCTTGACATGGGGGACTGCGTGGACCTCATCTTGACGAAGCAGCTTCGAACTTCGCTGCAGTACCTGTTCTGCGAGATTGCTGTCCATCGTGGCATTCATCGAGCGCGTCTGCCTCACGTGAAAGGCGAGCCCAAGGAGCCCTTGCACCAAATCGAGCCCTGCCTCTACCAGTTCATCAAGCTGCGACTGGCAGTGCTCTCGCTTATCGCCAAGCAGGAGCAGTACGTCGTGGATCATTGCTTCGACGGCAACCACCGCTATGGCGGCTGCCTCAtccacctctttccttccccacTAGAACCCGACATCATTGACCACCACGTCGAACATATCGAGCTCGATCTCGAGCTAGCGCAGACCTGGATGAAGCACTACTACGACCACTACATCGCACCTCGGCGGAACGCATAGGttcgcagcggcggtgaagaTGGGGGTACTCTTGAGCTGTGGTGAGAACACATGTGTTTCCATCGCGTAGGTTTATGTGTCTGTGCTGGGATAGAGAACGCCCTGTCACCTGTGCATCAACCCACGTGCTCGCAgggccctccccccctcctccacccccgtctcgacgtgtgtgtgtgtgtgtgtgtgtgtgtacgcgtgtcTTTGTTCTTGTCTTCCCGGGTCTTTACCGGTATCCTACCAccctcgcacacacgccaacACGCCGCCAACTGTCTCACTGATTTGTACGGCAAACTGTGCATGCGTGTCGTTCGTATGAACCAATGAAGCTAAAGCCGACCAAGAGAGTTCCACATCAATGAAAGGTTGcgcagaaaaggggggaatgtaacagctccgcctccttggcAGGGTGGGGTGGCGATGTTACTGCCTAATTTCGCGCCAGTGGTGGCCAATTGCTCGGCCGACGCAGGCTCTGCCGCCCTATCCTCTTCCCCGTGGTGTTTCCACCCTCATACTGCGAATGCTCCTTCGTGCTGTTATGCACGCGTGAGTCGCCCCCGTCACTCTCCCTCCGTCCTTCGCCTTGtctttctttgttctcttcGTGGTGGCCACCTCCATCGCTCCGTGTCGTCTGTGCCGATGCGTTTCCACGCCCAGTGTGGACTTCACTGCATTTGGGGAGGCCAAtcacgcacacctgcaccgGCCTCCTCactttcgctcttttttttcatcCGATACCCGCCGCTTCAAGGGCTGGGTCGATCTACAggccttttttctccttcacGCATCACAGTCGGCCCATCGGACCGCTTCTTTGTGTGCTtctgcgccttcttctctcctttgctgctATGTCGGTCTCTGAGAAGTCAGATGGCGTGATGGATGGCACTGTGAACCCAGAAGTGGTCACCATTCTCCGCTCTCTGGCACCGGAGGAGGTAGACATGCTTCGTGACACGTTCATCTACATGGACCGTGACAGTGACGGCTTCGTCAGCCGCGAGGAGGTGATGATGCAGGTGGCTGCCTGCGTTGGCGCAGAGCGGTttccgccgctgcaggagtACCTTGTACCTCTGTTTCAGGTAGCTGACAAAGACCACGACGGTCGGCTTAGCCTGACGGAGTTTCTCATGGCGTTCGCCAACGGCCCTGGTGTCGTGccagcggaggtggtgaaCAGGTGCGTCGCAGATGTGCGGGTGCGACTAAC
It encodes the following:
- a CDS encoding hypothetical protein (TriTrypDB/GeneDB-style sysID: LpmP.30.3320), with product MWCSPVRCMSMWDSPVFEHNPLTRYWKKMMDRTGTTLSSQSIPRHIHGYLEGSNARTESHIRWFPYKQEMTVEGRYVPTFKDIIYTHYFPKEFNDDERVKYISIKTSRSELEVADEIFLMRKMKLFTAQLLRNKLRNRPLRMPQGVDYSGIERRYTLGISKVAQAMGMSMYSTNSYDPVLMYSPYLDMGDCVDLILTKQLRTSLQYLFCEIAVHRGIHRARLPHVKGEPKEPLHQIEPCLYQFIKLRLAVLSLIAKQEQYVVDHCFDGNHRYGGCLIHLFPSPLEPDIIDHHVEHIELDLELAQTWMKHYYDHYIAPRRNA
- a CDS encoding 60S ribosomal protein L9, putative (TriTrypDB/GeneDB-style sysID: LpmP.30.3310), which gives rise to MVKIKSFSTLEIPEGVTVEVRGRKVTVTGKRGTLTKDLSHLQLDFRVDKKNRTFTAIRWFGSKIPIACLNTTKTHVQNMITGVTKGYRFKVRCAYAHFPINVSLDGPNIEVRNFLGEKRVRRQTVPSTVKVSQTDPSKVKDEIVFDGNDLEQVSREAAVLHQMCLVRKKDIRKFLDGIYVQTKTNVEAVE
- a CDS encoding hypothetical protein (TriTrypDB/GeneDB-style sysID: LpmP.30.3300), with translation MQRLVLSRRNLKGCSDMSAIVVTEVFVGGTGTQPKAEVFAQDCVTQVVLVKEEVVYMRLKAMNTSAAPTQLSSPPPPPHQTGESSTACGGIVACSNPPTTPPTAAAPLFPKEAAPSKDGSESTTVTHSALKTTVLPPAAVKQATTQKSTSDGTAAAAVPSTVEPLVPKAEAPTHRLGWGPEAYGLLPDKHMSAPGKRPRTVQPEPSTTTAQTEKWSKTELSTITVATTRMRDGEELLGKQALEAKRLGWGPEASKHFADNYVSSPDKIARLQRAQRQAVKTSEKSAAPAPTARLTKPVLKAPVSRALQFPMANAEESRTTVGHTVDDAISVDETSPTVELPKGWGRESLKFFDPNTYCDDPTKARLLPNTDYSRSRRHRRPSTL